In Cloacibacillus sp., the DNA window CCTATGCGGAGTCTCACCTCTGCGACATGATACTGCTCGATACCGCGGGACGGCTGCAGATGGACGACGAGCTCATGCGCGAGCTGGAGTCCATGAAGGAGGCGACCGCGCCGACGGAGATACTGCTCGTCGTCGACTCGATGACGGGACAGGAGGCGGTAAACGTCGCTGGCACCTTCCACGAGCGCCTCGGCCTTACCGGCGTGGTGCTGACGAAGCTCGACGGCGACGCGCGCGGCGGCCCCTCGCTTGCGGTGCGCGCAAGCACCGGCGTGCCGATAAAGCTTGCCGGATGCGGTGAAAAGACTGAGGACCTCGAGGTTTTCGACGCGCGCCGCATGGCGCAGCGCATCATCGGCATGGGCGATATGGAGGGGCTGCTGGAGAAGGTGCAGTCCGCTACCTCCGACGCAGATATAGAACGGATGACGGAGAGTCTCAAGAAGAACCGCTTCACCCTTGAGGATATGCTGATGCAGCTCCAGCAGATAAAGAAGCTGGGGCCTTTGGAAAAGGTGCTTGAGATGCTCCCGATACCGGGCGCGAGCAAGGCGCTGAAGAACGCCGATATAGACCCGAAGCGGATGAAGCAGTCCGAGGCGATCATCCTTTCAATGACGCTGAAGGAGCGCCGCAATCCCGAGATAATCAAGGGAAGCCGCCGCAAGCGGATCGCGCAGGGCTCAGGCACTTCGGTGCAGATGGTGAACCAGGTGCTCGCGCAGTATGAGCAGATGAAGGGCATGATGAAGACCTTCGGCAAGATGTCCGGAGGCAAAGGCGGATTCAAGATGCCGCCGGGTATGGGCGGCATGATGAAGGGCAAGAGAGGTTTCTTCCGCTAGTTAAAGATTGACTCGGAGATCGAATCCCCGTTTTCAATAGAAATGGCCCTGATCAAGCCGTACGGCGCATATAATCAGCGGCTATTTACAAAGAAAAAACACAGGAGGTGTTAGCGCAAATGTCAGTTCGTATTCGTCTTTCCCGTCACGGGAAAAAGAAGGCTCCTTTTTATCGTCTGGTAGTGGCCGACTCTCATTCACCGAGAGACGGACGCTTCATTGAGATACTGGGCACATACAACCCGCTCATGGAGCCCGCAGAGATCAAAATAGACGCGGAACGCGCGGCGCATTGGCTGGCCAACGGAGCTTCTCCGTCGGACACGGCGAAGGTGCTGCTTAAAAAAGCGGGAATCATCGACGCTCCCGCAGCGGAATAGGTGGACGCAGGATATGGCAAATTATGTCGACCTCGTTGACCTGATAGTACGTCGGCTCGTCACCAAGCCAGAAGAGGTCTCTGTCGCGGAGGAACGCTCCGAGGCGGGCGCCATCCTTATCACAATAAGGGTGGCCTCAGATGACATCGGCCGCGTAATCGGCAAGAAAGGTTCCACGATCAACGCCATCCGCCACGTAGCGAAAGCCGCTTCGATAAAGTCCGGCGAAAAGGTGGATGTTGATGTCAAAGAAGACTGAGGGAGCCTCAGCGGGGAGATACGAGATCGGTAAGATCGTGGGGGTCCACGGTGTGCGCGGCGATATGCTGCTGCTGCCGCAGACGGACTTCCCCGAGCGGTTTCTGGGCATGAAAGAACTCGACGTCACCGTCGCGGGAAAGCCCATGCGCACCTTCAAGGTGTGCAGGATCGAGCCATACGAGGGAAAAAATACCTTCTTTCTTCGCCTTCAGGGAGTGGAAGACCGCGACGCGGCCGAAACCCTGAAGGGCGCCGTCATCACGGTCGCGGAGGATGAGCGGATGGAGCTTGAGGAGGATGAATACTGGCTGGACGATATTATCGGCCTTACGGTGTTCGACCAGACCACGGGTGAGCGGCTCGGAGAGATAACGGAAGTCATCTACACGGGCAGCAACGATGTCTATGTCGTGAAGACTCCTGATGGCGCCTCGAAAGCGATACCTGCGGTCGCCGATGTGATAGAAAAGGTTGATGTGGCAAACGGCACCATGACAGTAAATGTTCCGGAGGGTCTGTGGGACTGATATGAAAATATCGATCATCACCGCTTTCCCAGAGCTTATGCGCAACTATCTTGCCGTCAGCGTCCTCGGACGCGGGATCGCGGCGGGGAAGTTGGAGGTCGAGGTCATCGACATCAGAGACTTTGCGGAGGGTGATTACCGGCAGATAGACGATTACTGCTACGGCAGCGGCGGCATGATGCTGATGGCTGAACCGCTGGCGAAGGCGCTGGCCTCCGTTTCGGCGGAGACAAAGCCCTATGTCGTCTACCCGAGCCCGCAGGGGACGCATCTCTATCAGGAGCTTGTGGAAGACCTCTCGCGCAAGGAACATCTGGTGATAATCTGCGGCCATTACGAAGGTGTGGACGAACGTTTCACGCAAAAGTATGTGGACGCGGAGATATCGCTCGGCGACTTTGTGCTCACCGGCGGCGAAATGCCGGCGATGGCGATAGTGGACGCGGTCTCGCGCCTCATTCCTGGGGTGGTCGGCAAGAATTCTTCGGTCACGGAGGATTCCTTCTACAGCGGAATGCTGGACACGCCGCATTACACGCGCCCGGCCGAATGGCGGGGAGAGCGTGTTCCCGAGGTGCTGACGAACGGCGACGCGAAGGCCATCGACCGGTGGCGCAGACGCCGTTCCGTTGAGCGGACGCTTGACCGGCGGCCGGACGTCGCGGCAAGGGCGGGCATAATGCCCTGGCTGTCAGGCGGCGCCTACGTCATGGAGGTGCATTATCCGGTGCTCGACAAGCACGGGGAGAAGTCCTCCACCGCGATAACGGGGATGGATCTGCACGATATCGCGCGTGCCTGCCGTACCTACGGAATAAAGAAATACCTGCTGGTGACGCCGCTTGCCCAGCAGCGCGAGATGGCGAAGCGGATCGCCGGACACTGGACGTCCGGCTGGGGGGCGGAATACAACCCCGACCGCAAAGAGGCCTTCTCGACGCTGAAGATTTTCGCCTCCGTCCAGAAGGCGCTGGGCTGGCTCTCGGAGAGGGAAAAGAAAGATCCCTTCAAGATAGCCACCACGGCGAAGCGTCACGCGGGAGCCCGGCACTGGCTCACCCTTAAGAGGGAGATCCTCAGAAAGGACC includes these proteins:
- the ffh gene encoding signal recognition particle protein; its protein translation is MFDSLKERFENIFAGLRGKGKLSEEDINLALREVRRALLEADVNYKVVKDVVEAIRTRATGQQVLESITPSQLIFTIVYEELIKIMGEAPAPLVISPKPPTVYMMVGLQGSGKTTTTVKIARRMSKGHKPLVVACDLRRPAAVDQLRVLAEKANIPFFGPEAGETDPVAVARRSRAYAESHLCDMILLDTAGRLQMDDELMRELESMKEATAPTEILLVVDSMTGQEAVNVAGTFHERLGLTGVVLTKLDGDARGGPSLAVRASTGVPIKLAGCGEKTEDLEVFDARRMAQRIIGMGDMEGLLEKVQSATSDADIERMTESLKKNRFTLEDMLMQLQQIKKLGPLEKVLEMLPIPGASKALKNADIDPKRMKQSEAIILSMTLKERRNPEIIKGSRRKRIAQGSGTSVQMVNQVLAQYEQMKGMMKTFGKMSGGKGGFKMPPGMGGMMKGKRGFFR
- the rpsP gene encoding 30S ribosomal protein S16, translated to MSVRIRLSRHGKKKAPFYRLVVADSHSPRDGRFIEILGTYNPLMEPAEIKIDAERAAHWLANGASPSDTAKVLLKKAGIIDAPAAE
- a CDS encoding KH domain-containing protein yields the protein MANYVDLVDLIVRRLVTKPEEVSVAEERSEAGAILITIRVASDDIGRVIGKKGSTINAIRHVAKAASIKSGEKVDVDVKED
- the rimM gene encoding ribosome maturation factor RimM (Essential for efficient processing of 16S rRNA), which codes for MSKKTEGASAGRYEIGKIVGVHGVRGDMLLLPQTDFPERFLGMKELDVTVAGKPMRTFKVCRIEPYEGKNTFFLRLQGVEDRDAAETLKGAVITVAEDERMELEEDEYWLDDIIGLTVFDQTTGERLGEITEVIYTGSNDVYVVKTPDGASKAIPAVADVIEKVDVANGTMTVNVPEGLWD
- the trmD gene encoding tRNA (guanosine(37)-N1)-methyltransferase TrmD, translating into MKISIITAFPELMRNYLAVSVLGRGIAAGKLEVEVIDIRDFAEGDYRQIDDYCYGSGGMMLMAEPLAKALASVSAETKPYVVYPSPQGTHLYQELVEDLSRKEHLVIICGHYEGVDERFTQKYVDAEISLGDFVLTGGEMPAMAIVDAVSRLIPGVVGKNSSVTEDSFYSGMLDTPHYTRPAEWRGERVPEVLTNGDAKAIDRWRRRRSVERTLDRRPDVAARAGIMPWLSGGAYVMEVHYPVLDKHGEKSSTAITGMDLHDIARACRTYGIKKYLLVTPLAQQREMAKRIAGHWTSGWGAEYNPDRKEAFSTLKIFASVQKALGWLSEREKKDPFKIATTAKRHAGARHWLTLKREILRKDHSPVFLFGTGWGLHDEVMEMADAVMTPIMGGCDGWNHLSVRSAVSITLDRFFGWR